A window of Vulpes lagopus strain Blue_001 chromosome 21, ASM1834538v1, whole genome shotgun sequence contains these coding sequences:
- the LOC121479749 gene encoding olfactory receptor 10A7 produces the protein MICENHTRVTEFVLLGFTNNPEMQVSLFILFLIIYTVTLLGNFLIITVTSVDPALQTPMYFFLRNLSFLEVCFTLVMVPKMLVDLVSLRKIISFVGCGIQMYFFFFFGSSECFLLSMMAYDRFVAIGNPLRYSVIMNRSLCLWMAVGSWMSGVPVSMLQTAWLMALPFCGPNTIDHFFCDGPPVLKLVTQDTTMYEMQALASTLLFIMFPFSLILVSYTRIIITILKMPSATGRQKAFSTCSSHLIVVSLFYGTASLTYLRPKSNQSPESKKLVSLSYTVVTPMLNPIIYSLRNNEVKGAVKRTVTRKVLKLDAF, from the coding sequence ATGATTTGTGAAAATCACACCAGAGTCACTGAATTTGTTCTTCTCGGTTTTACAAATAACCCTGAGATGCAAGtttccctctttattttgttcctcATCATCTATACAGTCACTTTGTTGGGCAATTTCCTTATCATCACAGTTACCAGTGTGGATCCTGCTCTTCAAACACCCATGTACTTCTTTCTCCGAAACCTATCATTTCTTGAAGTCTGTTTTACCTTGGTCATGGTGCCGAAGATGCTGGTGGATCTAGTGTCCCTAAGGAAGATCATCTCTTTTGTGGGCTGTGGTATCCagatgtactttttctttttctttggcagCTCCGAATGTTTTCTCCTGTCTATGATGGCATATGATCGCTTTGTGGCCATTGGTAACCCTCTCCGTTATTCAGTCATAATGAATAGGTCCCTATGTTTATGGATGGCTGTCGGCTCTTGGATGTCTGGGGTTCCTGTCTCTATGCTACAAACAGCTTGGTTGATGGCCCTTCCTTTCTGTGGACCAAATACCATAGACCACTTTTTTTGTGATGGTCCCCCAGTGCTGAAACTAGTCACTCAAGATACAACCATGTATGAAATGCAAGCACTTGCTTCCACACTACTGTTTATCATGTTTCCCTTTTCCCTCATTTTGGTCTCCTACACCCGCATTATCATAACCATCCTGAAGATGCCCTCTGCTACCGGTCGTCAGAAGGCATTCTCCACTTGTTCATCACACCTCATTGTGGTATCCCTTTTCTATGGAACAGCCAGCTTGACCTACCTGCGACCCAAATCCAACCAGTCCCCAGAGAGCAAGAAGCTAGTGTCATTGTCCTACACTGTCGTCACTCCTATGTTAAACCCCATCATCTACAGCCTAAGGAACAATGAAGTGAAGGGGGCAGTCAAGAGGACAGTTACCCGAAAAGTCTTGAAGTTAGATGCATTTTGA
- the LOC121479828 gene encoding olfactory receptor 6C4-like, with protein MGNQTSVIEFILLGLTNDAELQAVLFPFLLLTYVLSIMGNLTIIILTLLDYRLQTPMYFFLRNFSVLEISFTSVFVPKMLVNIATGDKTISFAGCFTQYFFAILLGATEFYLLAAMSYDRYVAICKPLHYTTVMSRKLCFQLVLCSWFSGFLVVVVPHAMTLQLPFCASNVINHYCCDYTVLLHLSCSDTQFIEVMEFIFAAVTLILTLVPVTLSYTYIIRTILRIPSVQQRKKAFSTCSSHMIVVSLSYGSCIFMYINPSVKDAETFNKRVAVLNTSVAPLLNPFIYTLRNKQVKIAFKDMVSKITMFSGKRK; from the coding sequence ATGGGAAACCAGACGTCGGTGATAGAATTCATTCTTCTTGGACTGACGAATGACGCTGAGCTTCAAGCtgtgcttttcccttttctgctgCTAACTTACGTCTTGAGCATCATGGGAAACTTGACCATCATCATTCTGACCCTGTTGGATTATCGCCTCCAGACTCCTATGTATTTCTTTCTCCggaatttttctgttttggaaatatCTTTTACTTCTGTCTTTGTTCCCAAAATGCTAGTCAACATCGCAACTGGAGACAAGACTATCTCCTTCGCTGGTTGTTTCACTCAGTATTTTTTTGCCATCCTTCTGGGGGCAACTGAATTTTATCTTTTGGCTGCCATGTCCTACGACCGCTATGTTGCCATTTGTAAACCCCTACACTACACGACTGTAATGAGCAGGAAACTCTGCTTTCAGCTTGTTCTGTGTTCCTGGTTCTCTGGTTTTTTGGTTGTCGTTGTGCCACATGCAATGACTCTCCAGCTGCCTTTCTGTGCCTCCAATGTCATCAACCATTATTGCTGTGACTATACTGTTCTGCTGCATCTGTCCTGCTCAGACACACAGTTCATAGAAGTGATGGAGTTTATCTTTGCAGCAGTTACCCTCATCTTGACCTTGGTGCCGGTGACTCTTTCCTACACGTACATCATCAGGACAATTTTGAGAATCCCCTCtgttcaacaaagaaaaaaagccttttctaCATGCTCCTCTCACATGATTGTGGTCTCACTTTCTTATGGAAGTTGTATCTTTATGTACATAAATCCTTCTGTTAAGGATGCAGAAACGTTTAATAAGAGAGTGGCTGTTTTAAATACCTCAGTTGCCCCTCTGTTGAACCCTTTCATCTATACCCTAAGGAACAAGCAGGTGAAAATAGCCTTCAAAGACATGGTCAGCAAGATAACGATGTTTTCAGGAAAACGAAAGTGA
- the LOC121480317 gene encoding olfactory receptor 6C76-like has translation MENRTTVTVFILAGLTEDPKLKIVLFVFLLLTYLLSISGNLVIITLTLLDSHLKTPMYFFLRNFSFLEISYTTVCIPKLLVSMATGDKTISYNCCATQLFFAFLLGASEFYLLAVMSYDRYVAICKPLHYTTIMSSKICIQLVLSSWITGFLIIFPGLILGLSLDFCDSNVIDHFYCDTAPLLQISCTDTHLLEMMSFILALVTLLVTLALVILSYTYIALTILKIPSANQRKKAFSTCSSHMIVISLSYGSCIFMYIKPSVKQRISLMKGVAVLNTSVAPLLNPFIYTLRNQQVKQAFKNLLQRVLSLFK, from the coding sequence ATGGAAAACCGTACAACTGTGACAGTATTTATCTTAGCAGGATTGACGGAGGACCCAAAACTGAAGATTGTGCTATTTGTCTTCCTGCTCCTCACCTACTTGCTAAGCATCTCAGGCAACTTAGTCATTATCACCCTCACTTTGCTGGACTCCCATCTCAAGACCcctatgtatttctttcttcgaaatttttctttcttagaaatttctTATACGACAGTCTGCATCCCCAAATTGCTTGTAAGCATGGCAACTGGTGACAAAACCATTTCCTATAACTGTTGTGCAACTCAGTTATTTTTTGCCTTCCTTCTTGGAGCATCTGAATTTTACCTCCTGGCTGTCATGTCCTACGACCGTTATGTCGCCATCTGCAAGCCCCTGCATTACACAACCATTATGAGCAGCAAAATCTGTATCCAGCTAGTCCTTAGCTCTTGGATCACTGGTTTCCTCATCATCTTTCCAGGACTCATTTTAGGCTTAAGCCTGGACTTCTGTGATTCCAATGTCATTGATCATTTCTACTGTGACACGGCTCCCCTCCTGCAGATCTCCTGCACAGACACACACCTGTTGGAAATGATGAGTTTCATCTTAGCTTTGGTGACTCTGCTGGTCACTTTGGCCTTAGTGATTCTATCGTACACATATATCGCcctgacaattttaaaaattccttctgCCAACCAGAGAAAAAAGGCTTTCTCCACCTGTTCTTCTCACATGATTGTCATATCCCTCTCATACGGCAGCTGCATCTTTATGTACATTAAACCCTCGGTCAAACAGAGGATATCCTTGATGAAGGGGGTGGCAGTTCTCAATACTTCTGTTGCTCCACTTTTGAATCCCTTTATCTATACTCTAAGGAACCAGCAGGTGAAGCAAGCATTTAAGAACTTGCTACAAAGAGTTCTGTCGTTATTCAAATAG